A window of the Apostichopus japonicus isolate 1M-3 chromosome 8, ASM3797524v1, whole genome shotgun sequence genome harbors these coding sequences:
- the LOC139971395 gene encoding transmembrane protein 151B-like has translation MADRDNPFAMELRPRRRHLCRVLREDPHWKCMLLSILLVASLVVILWCRFSVRVYTSRNQATFIVESPCRDGYAYIPAAFFSLLYVVYLVECWHSQTRLAITFKEDVGSVYQRIRRLKEAYPVVWWRAISYHYSRYTRQVTHYRHGDTFTSTQEVYQRINTHSAAGAFDFSVCGVKDVSCDTGGLEDHPMTRIIFNKNFMFLNEQAENDYLSQRARFFAEHEERDENMETREGLGLSDPEYVDDMVSYASSDKLPNYICLPLFWLTSLVLLSWPYRLIVSMNTSVMDYHVEKLFGCLYVNSISSMEHWNGESLQNTPSRFFIGSQASLETFILGNRQLAPSYSEAVLMNKDNINSLPSVRTPQGPGPPPLAGSTGVIPSAGTWSNELPSFQRRQRQNALTRTVPSLMSLINNNNNNRNNRVKFGVRRAFHSWSNFRDIRISAPSSPTSMHSQLVSSGSGLALVSMRELRADDGTTTTNLADESDVQAGTALSTSQSESTSNPLPASDQVVPQNEASDTRGNGTKLHRRPTSLPLANVVQLQPQIRILLSPNIDSNPIPAAETTWVPQTNSQLSRQVACGRLPNICSDTPDYSPPSYSSAMQSQNELNPDNEEDSNIQKETVV, from the coding sequence CTGCGGCCAAGACGTCGACACCTTTGTAGAGTTCTCAGGGAAGATCCTCATTGGAAATGTATGCTCTTGTCTATACTTCTGGTGGCTAGTCTCGTCGTTATCCTTTGGTGTCGCTTCAGTGTTCGAGTCTACACGTCACGAAACCAGGCTACTTTCATTGTGGAGAGTCCATGTCGCGATGGGTATGCTTATATACCCGCTGCGTTCTTCTCGCTTCTGTACGTGGTCTATTTAGTCGAATGTTGGCACAGCCAGACACGATTGGCGATCACTTTTAAGGAGGACGTTGGCTCGGTCTATCAGCGAATCAGGCGACTGAAAGAAGCATATCCTGTCGTCTGGTGGAGAGCAATATCTTACCATTACAGTAGGTATACACGCCAAGTCACTCATTACCGACACGGAGATACTTTCACTTCTACGCAAGAGGTTTACCAGCGGATTAATACGCATTCGGCTGCCGGAGCTTTTGATTTCTCAGTCTGCGGTGTTAAGGACGTGTCATGTGATACTGGAGGTCTAGAAGACCACCCTATGACGAGAATCATTTTCAATAAAAACTTCATGTTTTTGAACGAGCAAGCGGAGAATGATTATCTATCACAAAGAGCGAGATTTTTCGCCGAACACGAAGAGAGAGATGAAAATATGGAGACACGTGAAGGGTTAGGTTTATCCGACCCAGAATACGTTGACGATATGGTAAGTTACGCAAGCTCCGATAAACTTCCAAATTACATATGTCTTCCTCTTTTCTGGCTAACATCCTTGGTCTTACTTTCATGGCCCTACCGGCTCATCGTCTCTATGAATACCTCCGTCATGGATTATCACGTTGAAAAACTCTTTGGTTGCCTTTACGTCAACAGCATTTCTTCTATGGAACATTGGAATGGGGAATCTTTGCAGAACACGCCTTCTAGATTCTTCATCGGTAGTCAAGCTAGTCTCGAGACGTTCATTCTCGGGAATCGACAGCTTGCTCCCAGCTACTCAGAGGCAGTGTTGATGAATAAAGATAATATTAACAGTCTCCCGTCCGTTCGAACACCGCAAGGTCCCGGTCCGCCACCCTTGGCTGGCTCTACTGGCGTCATTCCAAGTGCAGGTACTTGGAGCAATGAGCTACCGTCTTTTCAAAGACGTCAGAGGCAAAATGCCTTAACACGTACTGTTCCGAGTCTCATGTCTttgattaataataacaataataatcgaAATAATAGAGTGAAATTTGGTGTTCGGAGAGCATTCCATTCTTGGTCAAACTTTAGAGATATTCGCATATCAGCACCAAGTTCACCAACCTCGATGCATTCACAGCTCGTTTCATCTGGCAGTGGTCTTGCTCTAGTGTCTATGAGAGAATTAAGAGCGGACGATGGGACAACAACTACAAACCTTGCAGATGAATCAGATGTTCAAGCAGGTACTGCATTATCGACATCTCAAAGTGAATCCACCTCTAACCCACTTCCCGCCTCAGATCAAGTAGTTCCACAAAATGAAGCAAGCGATACTCGTGGTAACGGTACAAAGTTACACAGACGTCCAACTTCACTGCCTTTAGCAAATGTCGTTCAATTGCAGCCACAAATCAGAATTTTACTCTCACCGAATATCGATTCGAATCCAATTCCTGCGGCTGAAACAACATGGGTTCCTCAAACAAACAGTCAATTAAGCAGGCAAGTGGCATGCGGCAGATTACCTAATATCTGTTCTGATACACCCGACTATTCACCGCCGTCATATTCTTCCGCCATGCAGTCTCAAAACGAGCTCAATCCGGATAATGAAGAAGATTCGAACATTCAGAAAGAAACGGTTGTCTAG